The Clostridium sp. AWRP genome has a window encoding:
- a CDS encoding glutathionylspermidine synthase family protein has protein sequence MKYNNVVDELLFEYYSIHCRRKGDVYSPYPFYLTEIEYNKIKNYTNVIDRLSLDVLNNFNTKYSDYESMLSDFPLKDEIMNLNREIPDIFWTRYDCFLQYDGKIFFSEGNYDKPCAQRELAIGEYFNCNNNVNRGFAENFREKFDSIIQKYYGSKKINVLVLADPCHYEEVHLSMLYRKWLEDDRINVIFGGSNNIYIKNEEVYCFNRHIDVILRQFPCENLYEVNDIKLLLNLYEKNKVLILNDPRVIILQGKSIFAYFHKLLKENRLDKDTASVVKECIPYTELLSDTNFDEARYNKDKYVIKPILGRYSEDVFIGKLYSKEEWKSILDDIKEYKNYYVLQEFKEIRKDNIVELRGGYPHTVDAFCNLGVYFTCNEIGGICSRWNYDYLTNNETTFITPIGIRNSKINIKYNKKIKDRCSEFKKVNLDLVKLGFTGAYNNAREYISLDEVILSSDKFEELKNASCEVLNIFRKVSEFVYENKGWFDEILGTSNVSESIYSSKEFKYLSILGRMDWALDTDNNLKLMELNNETPAGLYESTIVNDYLVNRYKRNVQNPNKNFKNILSENIEKYIIKYFPKTIGIFSTCYYEDYYNIDIVYNIIKKIGDKYGIKVIRGNVYNLRVENGRLYYFDDKIDMIYRYFPLNWFEKFNMQDVGSWINNENCINQPVTMIGQSKSIFAVLYEMLETNFFTQHEKSIILKYIPYTDFSNKSMKTIDYICKPILEREGEGIYTRGQLSCQDINNLDNYIFQERINIKTLNYICRSTFGEERKNLFPILGCFYSKSEFIGMYCRLGDLITRENCIYMPVYIDRVV, from the coding sequence ATGAAATATAACAATGTGGTAGATGAATTACTTTTTGAATATTATTCAATACACTGCAGACGAAAAGGAGATGTCTATTCTCCATATCCTTTTTATTTAACAGAAATTGAATACAATAAAATAAAGAATTACACTAATGTAATTGATAGGCTGTCCTTAGATGTGTTAAATAACTTCAATACTAAATATAGCGATTATGAGAGCATGCTTTCTGATTTCCCTCTTAAAGATGAAATAATGAATTTAAATAGAGAAATTCCAGATATTTTTTGGACGAGATATGATTGCTTTCTTCAGTATGATGGCAAAATATTTTTTAGTGAAGGCAACTATGACAAGCCCTGTGCCCAAAGGGAGCTTGCAATAGGTGAATACTTTAATTGCAATAACAATGTAAATAGAGGCTTTGCTGAAAATTTCAGAGAAAAATTTGATTCAATAATTCAAAAGTATTATGGCAGTAAAAAAATTAATGTATTAGTGCTGGCGGATCCATGTCATTATGAAGAAGTCCACTTATCAATGCTCTATAGAAAATGGCTTGAAGATGATAGGATAAATGTAATTTTTGGAGGAAGTAATAATATATACATTAAAAATGAAGAAGTATATTGTTTTAATAGACACATAGATGTTATTTTGAGACAATTTCCATGTGAAAATTTATATGAGGTTAATGACATTAAACTTCTTTTAAATTTATATGAAAAAAATAAGGTGCTTATATTAAATGATCCTAGAGTAATAATTCTTCAAGGTAAGAGTATATTTGCCTATTTTCATAAATTATTGAAAGAAAATAGACTAGATAAAGACACCGCAAGTGTTGTAAAAGAATGTATCCCATATACAGAGTTATTAAGCGACACGAATTTTGATGAGGCTAGATATAATAAGGATAAATATGTAATAAAGCCTATACTTGGACGTTATAGCGAAGATGTATTTATAGGAAAGCTATATTCAAAAGAAGAATGGAAAAGTATTTTAGATGACATTAAAGAGTATAAGAATTATTATGTTCTTCAAGAGTTTAAAGAGATAAGAAAGGACAATATAGTTGAATTAAGAGGGGGATATCCTCATACTGTTGATGCCTTTTGCAATTTAGGAGTTTATTTTACATGCAATGAAATAGGGGGAATATGTTCCAGATGGAACTATGACTATCTTACAAATAATGAAACTACATTTATAACTCCAATAGGAATAAGAAATTCTAAAATCAACATAAAATATAATAAAAAGATAAAAGATAGATGTAGTGAGTTTAAAAAAGTAAATTTAGATCTCGTAAAGTTAGGATTTACCGGTGCCTATAATAATGCCAGGGAGTACATATCTTTAGATGAAGTCATCTTAAGTAGTGATAAATTTGAAGAGTTAAAAAATGCTTCCTGTGAAGTCTTGAACATATTTAGGAAGGTTTCTGAATTTGTATATGAAAATAAGGGATGGTTTGATGAAATTTTAGGAACATCAAATGTAAGTGAAAGTATTTATTCATCAAAAGAGTTTAAGTACTTGAGTATTTTAGGAAGAATGGATTGGGCTCTGGATACGGATAACAATTTGAAACTTATGGAGCTAAATAATGAAACTCCTGCTGGACTATATGAAAGTACTATTGTAAATGACTATCTTGTAAATAGATATAAACGTAATGTACAAAATCCAAATAAGAATTTTAAAAACATTTTAAGTGAAAATATTGAAAAATATATAATAAAGTATTTCCCAAAAACTATAGGAATATTTAGTACATGTTATTATGAAGATTACTATAATATAGATATTGTATATAACATAATAAAAAAAATAGGCGACAAGTATGGAATTAAAGTGATAAGAGGTAATGTGTATAATCTAAGAGTTGAAAATGGTAGGTTATATTATTTTGATGATAAAATTGATATGATTTATAGATATTTCCCACTAAATTGGTTTGAAAAATTCAATATGCAGGATGTTGGAAGCTGGATAAATAATGAAAATTGTATAAATCAACCGGTAACTATGATAGGGCAAAGTAAGTCTATTTTTGCTGTGCTATATGAAATGCTTGAAACAAATTTTTTTACACAGCATGAAAAAAGTATAATACTGAAATATATCCCCTATACTGATTTTAGTAATAAATCTATGAAAACCATAGATTATATTTGCAAACCCATATTAGAGAGGGAAGGAGAGGGGATATATACTAGGGGACAGCTATCTTGCCAGGATATAAACAATCTGGATAACTATATTTTTCAAGAGAGAATTAATATAAAAACTTTAAACTATATATGTAGGTCAACATTTGGTGAAGAAAGAAAAAATTTATTTCCTATACTTGGATGTTTTTATAGTAAAAGTGAATTTATTGGAATGTACTGCAGGTTAGGAGATTTAATTACTAGAGAAAACTGCATATATATGCCTGTATATATTGATAGGGTGGTATAA
- a CDS encoding Ger(x)C family spore germination protein, translated as MVVLKKNKFFILILIILIFIISFMGAKGEVVENLQIPVGVGCDIEKTSSNTTYIIPVLIHSFESGNKVVNNILTGEGSTIGKTRENRHLKSSKKFLLGINRIYIFSEEASRNGIKNFIDIILSNPNTNDRAFSAVCKGKVEDIFKYKVKGYASSAEYIYEMVKNLNQFNFFPSQYTIMDIIVRVDAEGRNTLLPYVEITDDKNNGLKTTGVAIFNKDKMVARTDMKEAKVINLLKESNVKGILTLQQDSNKYIDFYAASKRKIKCYKENGNYKFIINLDLKGDIISNELYKNMYKSPKDIKEFEQNAEKLVVEMCNRTINQIKNKYKVDVLGLGKFAAAKYGRETGTDWNEVISKSDIQVNAKVKVDTQGRGEY; from the coding sequence GTGGTAGTTTTGAAAAAAAATAAATTTTTTATACTAATCTTAATCATATTAATTTTTATAATATCCTTTATGGGTGCAAAAGGAGAAGTTGTTGAAAACCTACAAATACCTGTGGGAGTTGGATGCGATATAGAAAAAACTTCTTCAAATACTACTTATATTATACCAGTTCTTATACACTCATTTGAATCTGGCAATAAAGTAGTAAACAATATACTTACTGGAGAAGGCTCAACTATAGGGAAAACCAGAGAAAATAGGCATTTAAAATCGAGTAAAAAATTTTTATTAGGTATTAATAGAATATATATTTTCAGCGAAGAAGCTTCTAGAAATGGAATAAAAAATTTTATAGATATAATTCTTAGCAATCCAAATACAAATGACAGGGCATTTTCTGCAGTATGTAAAGGGAAAGTTGAAGATATATTTAAATATAAGGTAAAAGGTTATGCTAGTTCTGCTGAATATATTTATGAAATGGTAAAGAATTTAAATCAATTTAATTTTTTTCCTTCACAGTATACCATAATGGATATTATAGTAAGGGTAGATGCAGAAGGTAGAAATACACTGCTTCCTTATGTAGAAATTACAGATGATAAAAATAATGGTCTTAAAACTACAGGTGTTGCCATATTTAACAAAGATAAAATGGTTGCAAGAACAGATATGAAAGAAGCTAAAGTCATAAATCTTCTAAAAGAAAGTAATGTAAAAGGTATTTTAACATTACAGCAAGATTCAAACAAGTATATAGATTTTTACGCAGCATCTAAAAGAAAAATCAAATGCTACAAGGAAAATGGCAATTACAAATTTATAATAAATTTAGATTTAAAAGGTGATATAATAAGTAATGAATTATATAAAAATATGTATAAAAGCCCAAAAGATATAAAAGAATTTGAACAAAATGCTGAAAAATTAGTAGTAGAAATGTGCAACAGAACCATAAACCAAATAAAAAATAAATATAAAGTTGATGTTTTGGGCCTTGGAAAGTTTGCTGCTGCTAAATACGGAAGGGAAACAGGCACAGATTGGAATGAAGTAATAAGCAAGTCTGATATTCAGGTTAACGCAAAGGTTAAAGTGGATACCCAGGGAAGAGGAGAATATTAG
- a CDS encoding GerAB/ArcD/ProY family transporter produces the protein MNKTQNTFITSSEFTFLLLSSFIGIGILYLPNSVIKNARQDGWIGCIIGAVYPLYILILANYTCNKFPGDDIFGLSKKFLGKILGSILNFIFITFFIFVTSTELTGLANTFKIYATSFLKDYQIFLSVLTVTAYTAYTGIKPLGRLCEITFYLALILLLLPVTTLKYGTYLNLMPVFASGFKNILISSKETTFFYCGAEIAFFIYPFLQDKSKLLKYGFTSTIITMSVYTWFTLLTIYYLGIEISPKFLWPILSLADSINIPIINSFRYIFVSLWALVVLRCISIYYFSSCYGMNRLINKISPQIFVLILYPIILFLSSLYGNATKRRHYTDIIMSFYLIYNLIYISLIVILITFKKGGSFEKK, from the coding sequence ATGAATAAAACTCAAAATACATTTATAACATCAAGTGAATTTACATTTCTTTTACTTTCATCTTTTATTGGTATTGGAATTTTGTATTTACCTAACTCTGTCATAAAAAATGCCAGACAAGACGGATGGATAGGCTGCATAATAGGTGCAGTATATCCCCTGTATATATTAATATTAGCAAATTACACCTGTAACAAGTTCCCAGGTGATGACATATTCGGCCTTAGTAAAAAATTCCTTGGTAAAATTTTAGGTAGTATCTTGAATTTCATATTTATAACATTTTTTATATTTGTAACCTCTACTGAACTTACAGGCTTAGCTAATACATTTAAAATATATGCCACATCATTTTTGAAAGATTACCAAATATTTTTATCTGTACTAACCGTTACAGCTTATACAGCTTATACAGGTATAAAACCCTTAGGTAGATTATGTGAGATAACCTTTTATTTGGCCTTAATATTACTTTTGCTGCCCGTTACAACTTTAAAATACGGAACTTATTTAAACTTGATGCCTGTATTCGCTTCAGGTTTTAAAAATATATTAATATCTTCAAAAGAAACAACTTTTTTTTATTGTGGTGCTGAAATTGCTTTTTTTATTTACCCCTTCCTTCAAGATAAAAGCAAATTACTAAAATATGGATTTACAAGTACTATAATTACTATGTCTGTTTACACGTGGTTTACTCTTTTAACTATATATTATCTGGGTATTGAAATTTCACCTAAGTTCTTATGGCCAATATTATCATTAGCTGATAGTATAAATATACCTATTATCAATAGTTTTAGATATATATTTGTATCATTGTGGGCATTGGTAGTATTGAGATGTATATCTATTTATTATTTTTCATCTTGCTATGGCATGAATAGACTTATAAATAAAATCTCCCCCCAAATATTTGTCTTAATTTTATACCCTATAATTCTATTTTTATCAAGCTTATACGGAAATGCTACTAAAAGAAGACATTATACAGACATCATAATGTCATTTTATTTGATATACAACTTAATTTATATTTCACTAATAGTAATTTTAATAACTTTTAAAAAAGGTGGTAGTTTTGAAAAAAAATAA
- a CDS encoding spore germination protein, which translates to MQNKETKINSNINNIKSLVGDKLELVIKYIFIGEKNSLTAAVIYLNAQADKNIIDRDILNPLMLHIHEDISTIQNVDDYLCKKYIAASNTSIETDINMLPDSINSGKTVIVLNGISNFIVIDTSDGTYRQISEPINDVSLRGPREGFVENLETNISILRRRIKDKNLTLHKFKLGRRSQSNFVIVYIEDIVDKDFLSSIEEKISQIDRDYVAANSTIEQLIEEHTYSVFPQTIGSERPDIIEAALMEGRIAFLLEGTPYVTTYPTTFIEFFQTPEDYYGRTIQAFFTRIIRFVAAFIVITVPAIYITFIKFNAELIPVDFIESLVESRKGIALTPFMSLLDISLIIEFLREGGLRLPGKIGQTLSVVGGIIIGDAAIKSKIISSATLFVAGISTVSSFVISNYQMSIAIRLLAYPMLILSNWLGVLGIIIGWFFILSYLCSLENFGIPYFEFNKSDMKDTFIRAPIKDMIKRPKIIPNINPIRQRFRGKNK; encoded by the coding sequence ATGCAAAATAAAGAAACTAAAATTAATTCTAACATTAATAATATAAAAAGCTTAGTTGGAGATAAATTAGAGCTTGTAATAAAATACATATTTATAGGAGAGAAAAACAGTTTGACAGCAGCTGTAATCTATTTAAATGCCCAAGCAGATAAAAATATTATAGATAGGGATATACTAAATCCTCTAATGCTCCATATACATGAGGATATCTCAACTATTCAAAATGTAGATGACTATTTATGCAAAAAGTATATTGCTGCAAGTAATACAAGTATAGAAACTGATATAAATATGCTTCCAGATAGTATAAATAGCGGTAAAACTGTAATAGTACTTAATGGGATTTCAAATTTTATTGTAATAGACACTTCCGATGGAACCTACAGACAAATTTCAGAACCCATTAACGATGTGTCTTTGAGAGGTCCAAGGGAAGGCTTTGTAGAGAACCTTGAAACAAATATAAGCATACTACGAAGAAGAATAAAAGATAAAAATCTAACTTTGCACAAATTTAAACTAGGAAGACGAAGTCAAAGTAATTTTGTCATAGTATATATTGAAGATATAGTTGACAAAGACTTTTTAAGCAGTATAGAGGAGAAAATAAGTCAAATAGATAGGGATTACGTAGCCGCAAATAGTACAATTGAACAGCTTATAGAAGAACATACTTACAGTGTTTTTCCCCAAACTATAGGGTCTGAAAGACCAGATATAATAGAAGCTGCATTAATGGAAGGAAGAATAGCCTTTTTATTAGAAGGAACTCCCTACGTTACAACTTACCCAACTACATTTATAGAATTTTTTCAAACACCAGAAGATTATTATGGAAGAACAATTCAAGCATTTTTTACAAGAATAATAAGATTTGTAGCTGCTTTCATAGTAATAACTGTTCCTGCAATTTATATAACTTTTATTAAATTCAACGCTGAACTCATACCTGTTGACTTTATAGAGTCACTTGTAGAATCTAGAAAAGGAATAGCTCTAACACCTTTTATGTCGCTTTTAGATATAAGTTTAATTATAGAATTTTTAAGAGAAGGCGGCCTAAGACTTCCTGGTAAAATTGGCCAAACCCTTAGTGTAGTTGGAGGTATTATTATTGGAGATGCTGCTATTAAATCTAAAATAATAAGTTCGGCTACACTATTTGTTGCTGGTATTTCTACCGTCTCTTCCTTTGTAATATCAAATTATCAAATGTCCATTGCAATAAGACTTCTTGCCTATCCTATGCTCATACTTTCAAATTGGCTTGGTGTGCTTGGAATAATTATAGGATGGTTTTTTATATTATCCTATCTCTGTTCCCTTGAAAACTTTGGAATACCTTATTTTGAATTCAATAAAAGCGATATGAAAGATACCTTTATAAGAGCACCCATTAAAGATATGATTAAACGACCTAAAATTATACCTAATATAAACCCTATAAGGCAGCGTTTTAGGGGGAAAAATAAATGA